In Raphanus sativus cultivar WK10039 chromosome 5, ASM80110v3, whole genome shotgun sequence, the following proteins share a genomic window:
- the LOC108861802 gene encoding putative F-box protein At4g10190 → MTEKVKNKRNTIYLPEDLLVEILSRFPEASLARFQSTSKGWNALIKRDRRLAKNSLFVMVIYGEVYLVRLNLHGIHNNNVEKVISQFSINDPLSSSSLKEVLIRHVFHCDGLLLCTTAENTLVVWNPCSGETSRIIKSSLDFRYSSNAYALGKSSCNNKYKILRVHHHGYGHRPLRLVEYEIYDFTSNSWSVVGETREWFIPRDLRQGTSVDGNTYWLTSTYSPTGMRNAALQCFDYSTERFGRVSLPVNPLSCNIYGLSVTREEKNLCILTSSRDEEVRDIDVWMATKIKGTGDMSWSKLLTVKRIHSQQFIGFRAGMSFSVDREAKVLLHPTKYSNSSNCLHIVGENYKHIKVDLHDVRSNCSILVKYYPTLVQIQQGSFGSGTWKAPITEFS, encoded by the coding sequence ATGACAGAAAAAGTGAAGAACAAAAGAAACACAATATATCTTCCCGAGGATTTGCTTGTGGAGATACTCTCTAGGTTTCCGGAGGCTTCACTGGCACGGTTCCAATCTACCTCAAAAGGGTGGAATGCTCTTATAAAAAGAGACCGGAGACTTGCTAAGAACTCTCTTTTTGTCATGGTAATTTATGGTGAGGTCTATTTAGTTAGGCTTAATCTCCATGGCATTCACAACAACAACGTTGAAAAGGTAATAAGTCAGTTCAGCATCAATGACCCTCTTTCAAGTTCTTCGTTGAAAGAAGTCCTTATACGTCACGTCTTTCACTGCGATGGTTTATTGCTATGTACCACCGCGGAGAATACATTGGTTGTTTGGAATCCATGTTCAGGGGAAACCAGTAGAATCATCAAATCATCGTTAGATTTCAGATATAGTTCTAATGCGTACGCTCTCGGTAAATCCTCATGCAACAACAAGTACAAAATATTGAGGGTGCATCATCATGGATATGGTCACCGGCCTCTACGCCTTGTTGAGTACGAAATCTATGACTTCACATCTAATTCATGGAGTGTTGTTGGTGAGACTAGAGAGTGGTTCATTCCAAGGGACTTGAGACAGGGCACGTCTGTGGATGGAAATACTTACTGGCTTACTTCTACTTATTCTCCAACGGGGATGAGGAATGCTGCATTGCAATGTTTTGATTATTCAACAGAGAGGTTTGGACGTGTTTCTCTTCCGGTTAATCCTCTTTCTTGCAATATTTATGGTTTATCAGTGACTAGAGAAGAGAAAAATCTTTGTATCTTAACTTCTTCACGTGATGAGGAGGTACGCGATATAGATGTATGGATGGCAACTAAGATTAAAGGTACCGGAGACATGTCATGGAGTAAACTCCTAACAGTGAAACGAATCCATTCACAGCAGTTTATTGGGTTTCGTGCTGGAATGAGTTTCTCTGTCGATCGGGAGGCTAAAGTTTTACTGCATCCCACTAAATACAGTAACTCTAGTAACTGCTTACACATTGTGGGAGAGAATTATAAACACATAAAAGTGGACCTTCATGATGTAAGATCTAACTGCTCAATTCTTGTCAAGTATTATCCAACTTTGGTTCAAATCCAACAAGGTTCTTTCGGGTCAGGCACATGGAAAGCACCAATCACCGAGTTTTCatga
- the LOC108834596 gene encoding putative F-box protein At4g10190, which yields MLKRRLLLKMMKKRSRSLMTKKEKKSRNTLHLPEDLLVEILSRVPEASLARFRSTSKGWNALIKKDGRLAKNSLFVMLIYRKVYLVKLNLHAIHDNKVEKVISKFSLSDPLSRSSLKEVDIRRVCHCDGLLLCTTMDGRLVVWNPCSGETSRIIERSYSGFYTYALGKSSCNNEYKILRVKIHVYGYWLPSLVEYGIYDFISNSWRVVGETRDWYIPSDRQHGTTVDGNTYWLTRNHSPTGTRNTAS from the coding sequence ATGTTGAAGAGGAGACTCTTAttaaagatgatgaagaagaggagtagatctttgatgacaaaaaaagaaaagaagagccGAAACACATTACATCTTCCGGAGGATTTGCTTGTGGAGATACTCTCTAGGGTTCCGGAGGCTTCACTGGCACGGTTCCGATCTACTTCAAAAGGGTGGAATGCTCTTATAAAAAAAGATGGGAGACTTGCTAAGAACTCTCTCTTTGTCATGTTAATTTATCGTAAGGTCTATTTAGTTAAGCTTAATCTCCACGCCATTCACGACAACAAAGTTGAAAAGGTAATAAGTAAGTTCAGCCTCAGTGACCCTCTTTCAAGATCTTCTTTGAAAGAAGTCGATATACGCCGCGTCTGTCACTGCGATGGTTTATTGCTATGCACCACCATGGACGGCAGACTAGTTGTTTGGAACCCATGTTCAGGGGAAACCAGTAGGATTATCGAACGTTCTTACAGTGGTTTCTATACCTACGCTCTCGGTAAATCCTCATGCAACAACGAGTACAAAATCTTGAGGGTTAAAATTCATGTATATGGTTACTGGCTGCCGAGCCTTGTTGAGTATGGAATCTATGACTTTATATCTAATTCGTGGAGGGTTGTTGGTGAGACTAGAGACTGGTACATTCCATCAGACCGGCAACATGGCACGACTGTGGATGGAAATACTTACTGGCTTACTCGTAATCATTCTCCAACGGGGACGAGGAATACTGCCTCATAA
- the LOC130494829 gene encoding uncharacterized protein LOC130494829, with product MFCPCRKCNNSKLATRENVWKHLINRGFMPNYYIWFQHGEGYNYENEASSSNSNFQNEPVDHLHNQHRYHQEEQMVDNYDRVHDMVADAFVAHDDDEVEEPNIDAKKFYEMLDAANQPLYSGCREGLSKLSLAARMMSIKTDHNLPESCMNAWTDLFKEYLPEDNVSADSYYEIQKLVYSLGLPSEMIDVCIDNCMLYWGDDEKLEECRFCKKPRFKPQGRGRNRVPYQRMWYLPITDRLKRLYQSEETAGKMRWHAEHTQTDGEMTHPSDARAWKHFNKIYPQFASNSRNVYMGLCTDGFSPFGMSGRQYSLWPVFMTPYNLPPDMCMQREFLFLTILIPGPNHPKRSLDVFLQPLIKELKDLWSTGVRTYDCSTKTNFTMRAMLLWTISDFPAYGMLSGWTTHGRLSCPYCNGTTDAFQLKNGRKTSWFDCHRRFLPINHPYRRNRKLFRQKRVVRDTPPPYLTGEQIEQQIDYYGAQETVRCGGNWHVPGNMPDYYGVQHNWHKKSIFWELPYWKDLLLRHNLDVMHIEKNFFENIMNTILNVPGKTKDNQKSRLDLPDICSRPELHIKSNGQVPVPVFRLSSEQKSVLFNWVASAVKFPDGYVSNLSRCVEKGQKFSGMKSHDCHVFMQRLLPFAFAELLPTKVHEALAAIGAFFRDLSTRTLKEDVVEQLHENIPILFCPPPGKAKNLANVEGSIIAGSLTEETSHFTSYYFAPNVRTRQRAPRRYDDGGVAPTYAVAGVPDIFSQIGRMGGKTKEVWWSSDEDAHSAHTYILLNCEDPFMRYFESLFVSQVQEAIPGISTSEVDKRKDRHFIKWLKSQVEYEDPDYLIWFHELVQGPLAKVTISPMYFSRGFTFHTY from the exons atgttttgtccttgtcgaaaatgcaacaattcaaaactggcaactcgtgaaaatgtttggaagcatttaataaatagaggtttcatgccaaattactatatctggtttcaacatggagaaggttataattatgagaatgaagctagtagtagtaatagcaattttcagaatgaaccggttgatcatttgcataatcaacatagataccatcaggaggagcagatggtagataattatgatagggttcatgatatggtagctgatgcatttgttgctcatgatgatgatgaagttgaagaacctaacatagatgcaaaaaagttttatgaaatgttagatgctgcgaatcagccactttacagtggttgtagagaaggtctctctaaattgtcgttggctgctagaatgatgagtattaaaactgatcataatctacctgaaagttgcatgaatgcatggacagacttgtttaaagagtatttgccggaagacaatgtctctgctgattcttattatgagattcagaaactagtttatagtctggggttgccttctgagatgatagacgtttgcatcgacaactgcatgctctactggggagatgatgagaagttagaagagtgtcgattctgcaagaagccacgattcaaaccgcaaggacgaggacgtaatagggtaccgtaccaaaggatgtggtacctaccaattaccgacagattgaaaagattgtatcaatctgaggagactgctggaaaaatgagatggcatgccgagcatactcagacggatggtgagatgactcatccatcagatgcaagagcttggaaacattttaacaaaatatatccacaattcgctagcaatagccGAAATGTGTATATGGGATTATGCACGGACGGATTTAGTCCCTTCggtatgtcagggagacaatattcattgtggccagtctttatgacgccatacaacctgcctccagatatgtgcatgcaacgggagtttctgttcttgaccatattaatacctggtccgaaccatccaaaaaggtctctggatgtctttctacagccactgataaaagagttgaaagatttgtggtcaacaggggtgaggacgtacgactgctcaacgaagacaaattttacgatgcgagcgatgcttttgtggaccataagtgactttcctgcttatgggatgttgtctgggtggactacacatgggagattatcttgtccatattgtaatggaacgacagatgcatttcagctgaagaacggtaggaagacaagttggttcgattgtcaccggcgatttcttcccattaatcatccttatcgaagaaacaggaaattgtttaggcagaaaagggttgtgagagacactcctcctccgtatttaactggagaacaaattgaacagcaaatcgattactacggagctcaagaaacagttcgttgtggtggtaattggcatgttcccggTAATATGCCTGATTATTATGGAGTTCAGCACAACTGGCataagaagagtatattttgggagttgccgtattggaaggatcttcttttgcgccacaacctagatgtgatgcatattgagaagaatttttttgagaacatcatgaatacaatattgaatgttccagggaagacaaaagacaatcaaaaatcgaggttggacttgcctgatatttgctcaagacccgagttacatataaaaagcaATGGACAAGTTCCTGTACCggtattcagattgtcttcagaacaaaagtcggtcttgttcaactgggttgcatcagcagtgaagtttcctgatgggtatgtttcaaacctctctagatgtgttgaaaagggccaaaagttctccgggatgaagagtcatgattgtcatgtctttatgcaaagactacttccctttgcatttgcggagctacttccaacaaaagtacatgaagcacttgcag ccattggagcatttttcagggactTGAGCACTCGCACTCTTAAAGAGGATGTCGTAGAACAACTTCACGAGAACATTCcaatcttatt CTGTCCACCTCCC ggaaaggcAAAAAACCTCGCAAAtgttgaaggttctataattgctggaagtttgacggaagaaacatctcacttcacatcgtactactttgcaccTAATGTACGGACCCGACAAAGAGCTccaagaagatatgatgatggtggtgttgccccaacatatgcagttgctggtgttccggatatctttagccagattgggcgaaTGGGTGGGAAAacgaaagaggtttggtggtcgagtgatgaagacgcccatagtgcacacacttacattctacttaattgtgaggatccatttatgcgctattttgaaag cctatttgttagTCAAGTCCAAGAAGCTATCCCAGGTATATCCACAAGTGAGGTAGATAAAAGGAAAGATCGACACTTTATTaaatggttgaagagtcag gTTGAATATGAGGATCCAGATTATCTCATATGGTTTCACGAATTAGTTCAGGGTCCACTTGCAAAGGTCACCATATCACCAATGTATTTCTCACGAGGCTTTACTTTTCATACGTACTAG
- the LOC108835904 gene encoding putative F-box protein At4g10190, with protein sequence MTKKEEKRRNTIDLPDDLLVEILSRVPDASLARFRSSSKGWNSLIKKEGRLAMKSLVAMLTDDRVYFARLDLHSTTDVNVVKVISQFSLNGYPLSNCSEEVYIHDVFHCDGLLLCTTTDEKLVVWNPCSGETSRIIKPLNSKRRSDTYAFGKSSCNNEYKILRVYHSGDGWMSPCLVKYEIYDFTSNSWRVLGEARGWTLPGPWRRGTSVDGNTYWLSFDFSQDRQRPKNTLRYFDYSTERFGLVSLPGDPLSYHPFVLSVTREEQKLCLLTSCDKLLHIAVWMATKIIGTGDMSWSKLLTVKRTSSDQFFKLCKGMSFLADRENKVIVHPIKDMNCSNLLHIVGEDKYRKVKLCAVGYARSASCAPTLVQIQQGSSGVGTWKAPITKFS encoded by the coding sequence ATGacgaaaaaagaagagaagaggagaaaCACAATAGATCTTCCCGACGATTTGCTCGTGGAGATACTCTCTAGGGTTCCGGATGCTTCTCTGGCACGGTTCCGATCTAGCTCAAAAGGATGGAACTCTCTTATCAAAAAAGAAGGGAGACTTGCGATGAAGTCTCTTGTTGCCATGTTAACTGATGATAGGGTCTATTTTGCGAGGCTTGATCTCCACAGCACTACCGATGTTAACGTTGTAAAGGTAATAAGTCAGTTCAGCCTCAATGGTTATCCTCTTTCTAATTGTTCAGAAGAAGTTTATATACACGATGTCTTTCACTGCGACGGCCTATTGCTATGCACTACTACGGACGAAAAACTAGTTGTTTGGAATCCATGTTCAGGAGAAACCAGTAGGATTATCAAACCGTTAAACTCCAAACGTAGGTCTGATACCTACGCTTTCGGCAAATCCTCATGCAACAACGAGTACAAAATCTTGAGGGTGTATCATAGTGGAGATGGTTGGATGTCACCATGCCTTGTTAAGTACGAAATCTATGACTTTACATCTAATTCGTGGAGGGTTCTTGGTGAGGCTAGAGGGTGGACACTTCCAGGGCCCTGGCGACGTGGCACATCTGTGGATGGAAATACTTACTGgctttcttttgattttagTCAAGACCGTCAAAGACCGAAAAATACCTTACGATATTTTGATTATTCAACAGAGAGGTTTGGACTTGTGTCTCTTCCGGGTGATCCTCTCTCTTACCATCCTTTTGTTTTATCAGTTACTAGAGAAGAGCAAAAACTTTGTCTGTTAACTTCTTGTGACAAGCTACTCCATATAGCTGTATGGATGGCAACTAAGATTATAGGTACAGGAGACATGTCATGGAGTAAACTCCTAACAGTGAAACGAACCAGTAGCGACCAGTTCTTTAAGCTTTGTAAAGGAATGAGTTTCTTGGCCGACCGGGAGAATAAAGTTATAGTTCATCCCATTAAAGATATGAACTGTAGTAACTTGTTACACATTGTGGGAGAGGATAAGTACAGAAAAGTGAAACTTTGTGCTGTAGGATACGCGCGCTCTGCCAGCTGTGCTCCAACTTTGGTTCAAATCCAACAAGGTTCTTCGGGGGTAGGCACATGGAAAGCACCAATCACCAAGTTTTCAtga
- the LOC130494828 gene encoding uncharacterized protein LOC130494828 has product MEDILLIDPHNHEYEDLPDDTTDDAVEDEFNESDDVSSVEENDDMVRKNKQKKTPHYSQMFCGDPAAGSSSSAPGSSIPEIVPESQSQPPPVPPSGAPPPPAAPQAVPDPVAPGYIHPELRVPPTAPFARYTVEDLLAQPGRAGLPVLDPDRPEETLWFGVDNSVATSVSDIIKGYFSEAHPNWKKTPHHVRNTWFKMFAQRYHWSIGVHEDVKREFTAKAKKRLLDTVGNWKEDWIYKGYKDGQPAELTKDVYDGLIRYWELPSSIAISNACSASRNTKDEHGNGPMLHCTGQKPHARVRLEMAKETGQLPSLKELYERTHKTKAGVFVDPRSEQIYNDVVARIEDRQTQLTQQSPDGIPVVLSTQEVDQIYEEVVPKKKGRTLGIGSVNDVPRATSSYGQRRADEVTELRSELHSTRTQLASTQTELESTRQSFQARMGGVEGFLEVISSGNPQWEELLADMRRRNPVPEPSRTQQQEEELQRRSEDLYRETIHRPGPT; this is encoded by the exons atggaAGACATCctactcattgatccgcataatcatgagtatgaagatcttcccgacGATACCACTGACGATGCTGTTGaggacgagtttaatgaaagtgatgatgtttctagtgttgAAGAGAATGATGAT atggttAGAAAGAACAAGCAGAAGAAAACCCCCCACTACAGTCAGATGTTCTGTGGTGATCCTGCTGCTGGATCATCATCTTCAGCTCCCGGTTCCTCCATCCCGGAGATTGTCCCGGAGTCTCAGTCACAGCCACCACCGGTTCCTCCATCTGGTGCACCACCCCCACCTGCTGCACCTCAGGCGGTTCCAGATCCGGTTGCACCCGGATACATTCATCCGGAGTTGCGGGTGCCGCCGACCGCTCCTTTTGCTCGGTACACGGTTGAGGATCTTCTCGCTCAACCAGGCCGAGCCGGTTTACCGGTTTTAGACCCCGACCGACCAGAGGAGACTCTGTG gtttggggTCGACAATTCTGTCGCTACGAGCGTATCCGATATCATCAAAGGATACTTCTCAGAGGCTCACCCAAACTGGAAAAAGACGCCGCACCACGTTAGAAACACGTGGTTCAAGATGTTTgct caaagataccattggtccatcggggttCACGAGGACGTGAAACGGGAGTTCACCGCAAAGGCGAAGAAGCGGTTGTTGGACACCGTAGGCAACTGGAAGGAGGACTGGATCTACAAGGGTTACAAGGACGGGCAACCCGCTGAGCTGACCAAGGATGTCTACGATGGTCTCATCCGTTACTGGGAGCTGCCATCATCCATTGCGATCTCCAACGCCTGCTCCGCCTCTCGTAACACCAAAGACGAGCACGGCAACGGCCCGATGCTTCACTGTACGGGTCAAAAACCCCATGCCCGTGTCCGCTTGGAAATg gcTAAAGAGACGGGACAACTCCCATCTCTTAAAGAGCTTTACGAGAGGACCCACAAGACCAAGGCGGGGGTATTTGTGGATCCgaggtccgagcaaatctacaacgatgtcgttgctcggattgaagaccgccaaacccagctgacccagcaatctcccgatggaataccggtcgtattatccactcaagaagtggatcagatttacgaggag gtcgtccctaagaaaaagggacgtacgttgggaatcggttccgtcaacgatgtcccaagagcgacatcgtcttatggtCAGAGACGAGCCGACGAAGTCACTGAGCTGCGTTCGGAGTTACACTCGACGCGGACTCAGTTGGCGTCGACGCAGACGGAGTTGGAGTCTACGCGCCAATCATTCCAAGCTCGTATGGGTGGAGTGGAGGGGTTTCTGGAAGTTATATCTTCTGGAAATCCCCAATGGGAGGAGTTGTTGGCGGATATGCGACGACGGAACCCGGTTCCCGAGCCTTCTCGTACTCAGCAGCAAGAGGAGGAACTACAGAGGAGGAGTGAAGACCTCTATCGGGAAACGATCCACCGCCCCGGCccgacttag